From the Ignavibacteria bacterium genome, the window TATCAACGATTATGAAAAATTCCGACACAAATACCGATAACAAATTATTCCGATGAGTATGTTTGCCGATTTACATTTGCACACAACGTACTCCGATGGTACGCTTTCTCCGTTTGAATTATTAACGAAAGCGAAAGAAATTGGATTGAACACCATTAGTATCACAGACCACGATACTGTTGGAGCGCTTGATGAAGCAATTGCAATAGGAACTGCAATGGGTATCGAAGTAATTTCCGGTGTCGAATTCAGTTCCATAGTCGAAGACCGCGAGTTCCATATTCTCGGATATTTCTTCGATTACAAAAATATTGAATTACTCAGTTATTTAGATTACTTCAGAAGCGAACGACTAAAACGCGCTGAAAAAATTGTCAATATACTTCATTCGCTCAAGATCCCTCTCGATTTCGATGCCGTAGTCAATAAAGTACACGGCGATTCAATCGGCAGGCCGCATATTGCACTTGCTTTGCTCGAGGGCGGCTTTGTTCGCTCGTATCAAGATGCGTTCAACAAATACCTCGGCGCCCGTTGTCCTGCGTACATCGAAAAACAAAGTGTTCCTCCCCAAGAACTCTTTGCGATGATAACACGCGCTGGAGGACTTTCCTTTGTTGCACATCCCGGAAAATTCTTAAACGATTCGCTCTTGCAAACGCTCATTCAATCCGGAGTTGACGGCATAGAAGTTATCCATCCATCACATTCGCACGGAGTAATTCAGTTTTACCGTTCTGTCATCAACGAATTTTTCTTACTTGAAAGCGGTGGCTCCGATTTTCACGGCGGTGAACGAAAAGATGATGCCGCATTTGGTAAATACACAATTCCGCTTGCCAAAGTTGA encodes:
- a CDS encoding PHP domain-containing protein, whose product is MFADLHLHTTYSDGTLSPFELLTKAKEIGLNTISITDHDTVGALDEAIAIGTAMGIEVISGVEFSSIVEDREFHILGYFFDYKNIELLSYLDYFRSERLKRAEKIVNILHSLKIPLDFDAVVNKVHGDSIGRPHIALALLEGGFVRSYQDAFNKYLGARCPAYIEKQSVPPQELFAMITRAGGLSFVAHPGKFLNDSLLQTLIQSGVDGIEVIHPSHSHGVIQFYRSVINEFFLLESGGSDFHGGERKDDAAFGKYTIPLAKVDTMRNRLFQSSISSLVE